In the genome of Streptomyces lydicus, the window ACGTGCTGCGCCTGGACCGCTGGATGGGACTGCTGGAGTCCGGCTACGACTGGGACTACCCGGTCGAACCGCAGGAGAACGGCAACAGCTTCATGCGGCACGCCCGCGCCAAGGTGCTCGGCGGCTGCTCCTCGCACAACTCCTGTATCGCCTTCTGGGCCCCGGCCGAGGACCTTGACGAATGGGCCGCGATGGGTTGTACGGGCTGGAGCGCGGCGGACTGCTTCCCGCTCTACCAGCGGCTGGAGAGCAACGACGCCCCCGGCGACCACCACGGCCGCAGCGGCCCGGTCACCCTGCGCACGGTCCCGCCGCACGACCCGTGCGGGGTGGCGCTCCTGGAGGCCTGTGTGGCGGCCGGCATCCCGACCACGCCCTTCAACACCGGTCAGACCGTCGTCCGGGGCGCGAACTGGTTCCAGATCAACTGCCGCCCGGACGGCACCCGTTCCTCCGCTTCGGTGTCCTACCTCCACCCCCTGATGGGCACCCGCCGGAACCTGGAGGTGCGCACCGGGCTCCAGGCCAAGCGCCTGAATTTCGACTCCGCCCGGCACTGCACCGGCGTGGACTACCTCGCCCCCGACCTGATCCACACCCGCACCGTCAACGCCCGCCGTGAGACCGTCCTGTGCTGCGGCGCCATCGATTCCCCGAAACTCCTCATGCTCTCCGGTATCGGCCCGGCCACCCATCTGCGGGCCACGGGTGTCGAGCCGATCGTCGACTCCCCCGGCGTCGGCTCCTGTCTGCAGGACCACCCGGAGGGCGTGATCATGTGGGACGCCAAGCAGCCCATGGTCAACTCGTCCACCCAGTGGTGGGAGATCGGCATCTTCACGAACACCGAGCCCGGCCTCGACCGCCCGGACCTGATGTTCCACTACGGCC includes:
- a CDS encoding GMC family oxidoreductase yields the protein MSQEAPVDEFDYVVVGGGTAGAVVAARLSEDPTATVCLLEAGPSDVGDENVLRLDRWMGLLESGYDWDYPVEPQENGNSFMRHARAKVLGGCSSHNSCIAFWAPAEDLDEWAAMGCTGWSAADCFPLYQRLESNDAPGDHHGRSGPVTLRTVPPHDPCGVALLEACVAAGIPTTPFNTGQTVVRGANWFQINCRPDGTRSSASVSYLHPLMGTRRNLEVRTGLQAKRLNFDSARHCTGVDYLAPDLIHTRTVNARRETVLCCGAIDSPKLLMLSGIGPATHLRATGVEPIVDSPGVGSCLQDHPEGVIMWDAKQPMVNSSTQWWEIGIFTNTEPGLDRPDLMFHYGQVPFDMNTYRHGYPTSENAFCLTPNVTRARSLGTVRLRTRDFRDKPKVDPRYFTHDHDIRVMTHGLRLAREIVAQTPMVQWAGTELAPGPSTHSDADLFDYIRATHNTVYHPACTVQMGAPDDQATPLDPHLRVKGVTGLRVADASVMPFLPAVNPCITTMMIGEKCADLMRSD